The following proteins come from a genomic window of Aggregicoccus sp. 17bor-14:
- the nla6 gene encoding enhancer binding protein Nla6 translates to MGSARILAVDDERGTCEALAEMLSAWGHKVETAFDGHDALRKAGEFRPDVVLSDLAMPETDGLWLLRALKEELPDCPVVFLTGNGTISAAVEAIKEGAYDFIVKPLDTARLKVCIDRALEKKETMREVQGLRRRLKQLGSTEFIGQSAPMRRVFELIERVAPSKASVAISGESGTGKEMVARAIHNLSTRRDKPFIAINCASIPATLIESEIFGHERGAFTGADQRRPGVFELAHGGTLFLDELGEIPIELQAKLLRVLEEGRLRRLGGKVELEVDVRVLCATNRDLKAEIKAQRFREDLYFRLNVFQVPLPPLRDRREDIPILVQYFVEKFKGDSAKRVSGVHPDAMEMLKNHDWPGNIRELRNAVERAVILCDGELILREHLPPDMAGKGPERHSFRLPYGLSLDAVEREYILGSLQRNGNNKARTAESLGVSEKTLYNKLNRYAAEARQQGGPGEPNSLVKGVEAASFGSSNVLVR, encoded by the coding sequence TTGGGCAGTGCACGAATCCTGGCCGTCGATGACGAGCGTGGCACCTGCGAGGCGCTGGCAGAGATGCTCAGCGCGTGGGGCCACAAGGTCGAGACCGCGTTCGATGGACACGACGCCCTGCGAAAGGCAGGCGAGTTCCGTCCGGACGTGGTGCTCTCGGACCTGGCGATGCCCGAGACCGATGGGCTCTGGCTGCTGCGCGCGCTGAAGGAGGAGCTGCCGGACTGCCCCGTGGTGTTCCTCACGGGCAACGGCACCATCTCCGCGGCCGTGGAGGCCATCAAGGAGGGCGCCTACGACTTCATCGTCAAGCCGCTGGACACCGCGCGGCTGAAGGTCTGCATCGACCGGGCGCTGGAGAAGAAGGAGACGATGCGCGAGGTGCAGGGCCTGCGCCGGCGCCTCAAGCAGCTGGGCTCCACCGAGTTCATCGGGCAGTCGGCGCCGATGCGCCGGGTGTTCGAGCTCATCGAGCGCGTGGCCCCCTCCAAGGCGAGCGTGGCCATCTCCGGCGAGAGCGGCACCGGCAAGGAGATGGTGGCGCGCGCCATCCACAACCTCTCCACCCGGCGCGACAAGCCCTTCATCGCGATCAACTGCGCCTCCATCCCGGCCACGCTGATCGAGAGCGAGATCTTCGGCCACGAGCGCGGCGCCTTCACCGGCGCGGACCAGCGCCGCCCCGGCGTGTTCGAGCTCGCCCACGGCGGCACGCTGTTCCTGGACGAGCTCGGCGAGATCCCCATCGAGCTGCAGGCGAAGCTCTTGCGCGTGCTCGAGGAGGGGCGGCTGCGGCGGCTCGGCGGCAAGGTGGAGCTCGAGGTGGACGTGCGCGTGCTGTGCGCCACGAACCGCGACCTCAAGGCCGAGATCAAGGCGCAGCGCTTCCGCGAGGACCTCTACTTCCGCCTCAACGTGTTCCAGGTCCCGCTGCCGCCGCTGCGCGATCGCCGCGAGGACATCCCCATCCTCGTCCAGTACTTCGTGGAGAAGTTCAAGGGCGACAGCGCCAAGCGCGTGTCCGGCGTGCACCCGGACGCGATGGAGATGCTCAAGAACCACGACTGGCCGGGCAACATCCGCGAGCTGCGCAACGCGGTGGAGCGCGCCGTCATCCTCTGCGACGGCGAGCTCATCCTGCGCGAGCACCTGCCGCCCGACATGGCCGGCAAGGGCCCCGAGCGCCACAGCTTCCGGCTCCCCTACGGGCTCAGCCTGGACGCGGTGGAGCGCGAGTACATCCTCGGCAGCCTGCAGCGGAACGGGAACAACAAGGCGCGCACCGCGGAGAGCCTCGGGGTGAGCGAGAAGACGCTCTACAACAAGCTCAACCGCTACGCCGCCGAGGCCCGCCAGCAGGGCGGCCCCGGCGAGCCGAACAGCCTGGTGAAGGGCGTAGAGGCGGCCAGCTTCGGCAGCTCCAACGTCCTCGTGCGCTGA
- a CDS encoding ArsA family ATPase, translating into MSDAHVLHFFGGKGGSGKTTLAAAYAMRLADDAPKQKVLLLSLDGSGALSDVVKKKLAGKPVKLVAGKGEGGLYAAEFDPSLVMKPFLAQYVPALQKAATKGQLLSDEDLGKLYSQAVPGLEELVGLLNVVELLEAGTFDRVVLDAAPTAHTLRLFDLPTSLRKFLGLVKGVPEKPAKAGKAAKAEPVEAPGAGGFLGEVGSRVERLLALLKDGTRSAFHLVTLGEPVAEAQTRMLYAQLRERGIPVNEVVVNQVEDHTGCPACAGRRGLQAPHVRKYHLLDKALPVALLAKREEAPRGLDDLKVLAKEWKAGKETKALEFSAAEGPPALVRAPSMPPIAAPPLPPTRLIFFVGQGGVGKSSCAAAAAVTLTEKEGPVLLISTDPAHSLSDVLQSRLTDTETQVKGTKGLYARELDVAGWFNALRKRLKEKAEKGFGVPAKGEKDIPADLAALRNLLDCAPPGIDELAALSCLTDALVQERFKRIVVDPSPSTTGVRVVELAHTARAWFTALAELLSKYRTKGLAELADDVNAMLKHVQRFEAALASPSESRFVVVTRGEELAAARTERLVEYLKEHKLQVERVLVNRVLPKSTCPKCENRRKVELNVAKAVEKKIGLPVTVAPALGRHPAGLRELKAFRTAWYALSATAKIKAA; encoded by the coding sequence ATGAGCGACGCGCACGTTCTCCACTTCTTCGGCGGCAAGGGCGGGTCTGGAAAGACCACCCTGGCAGCTGCCTACGCGATGCGCCTGGCGGACGACGCGCCGAAGCAGAAGGTGCTGCTGCTCTCGCTGGACGGCTCGGGCGCGCTCTCGGACGTGGTGAAGAAGAAGCTCGCGGGCAAGCCCGTGAAGCTCGTCGCCGGCAAGGGCGAGGGCGGCCTGTACGCGGCCGAGTTCGACCCGTCGCTCGTGATGAAGCCCTTCCTCGCGCAGTACGTGCCCGCGCTGCAGAAGGCGGCGACGAAGGGCCAGCTGCTCAGCGACGAGGACCTGGGCAAGCTCTACAGCCAGGCGGTGCCCGGGCTCGAGGAGCTGGTGGGCCTGCTCAACGTGGTGGAGCTGCTCGAGGCGGGCACCTTCGACCGCGTGGTGCTGGACGCGGCCCCCACGGCGCACACGCTGCGCCTCTTCGACCTGCCCACGAGCCTGCGCAAGTTCCTCGGCCTGGTGAAGGGCGTGCCGGAGAAGCCTGCCAAGGCGGGCAAGGCGGCGAAGGCCGAGCCCGTGGAGGCCCCCGGCGCGGGCGGCTTCCTCGGCGAGGTGGGTAGCCGGGTGGAGCGCCTGCTCGCGCTGCTCAAGGACGGCACCCGCTCGGCGTTCCACCTGGTCACGCTCGGTGAGCCGGTGGCCGAGGCCCAGACGCGCATGCTCTACGCGCAGCTGCGCGAGCGCGGCATCCCGGTGAACGAGGTGGTGGTGAACCAGGTGGAGGACCACACCGGCTGCCCCGCGTGCGCGGGCCGCCGCGGCCTGCAGGCCCCCCACGTGCGCAAGTACCACCTGCTGGACAAGGCGCTGCCGGTGGCGCTGCTCGCCAAGCGCGAGGAGGCGCCGCGCGGCCTGGACGACCTCAAGGTGCTGGCGAAGGAGTGGAAGGCGGGCAAGGAGACCAAGGCGCTGGAGTTCTCGGCCGCCGAGGGGCCCCCGGCGCTCGTGCGCGCCCCGTCCATGCCGCCCATCGCCGCGCCGCCGCTGCCGCCCACGCGCCTCATCTTCTTCGTGGGGCAGGGCGGGGTGGGCAAGAGCTCCTGCGCTGCGGCCGCCGCGGTGACGCTGACGGAGAAGGAGGGCCCCGTGCTCCTCATCTCCACGGACCCCGCGCACTCGCTCTCGGACGTGCTGCAGAGCCGGCTCACCGACACCGAGACCCAGGTGAAGGGCACCAAGGGCCTGTACGCGCGCGAGCTGGACGTGGCGGGCTGGTTCAACGCCCTGCGCAAGCGGCTCAAGGAGAAGGCCGAGAAGGGCTTCGGCGTGCCTGCGAAGGGCGAGAAGGACATCCCCGCGGACCTCGCCGCCCTGCGCAACCTGCTGGACTGCGCGCCCCCGGGCATCGACGAGCTCGCGGCGCTCAGCTGCCTCACGGACGCGCTGGTGCAGGAGCGCTTCAAGCGCATCGTGGTGGACCCGTCCCCCAGCACCACGGGCGTGCGCGTGGTGGAGCTCGCGCACACCGCGCGCGCCTGGTTCACGGCGCTCGCCGAGCTGCTCTCGAAGTACCGCACCAAGGGGCTCGCCGAGCTCGCGGACGACGTGAACGCCATGCTCAAGCACGTGCAGCGCTTCGAGGCGGCGCTGGCCAGCCCGAGCGAGAGCCGCTTCGTGGTGGTCACCCGCGGCGAGGAGCTCGCGGCGGCGCGCACCGAGCGGCTCGTGGAGTACCTCAAGGAGCACAAGCTGCAGGTGGAGCGCGTGCTGGTGAACCGCGTGCTGCCCAAGAGCACCTGCCCCAAGTGCGAGAACCGCCGCAAGGTGGAGCTCAACGTGGCCAAGGCCGTGGAGAAGAAGATCGGCCTGCCCGTCACGGTGGCGCCCGCCCTGGGCCGCCACCCGGCCGGCCTGCGCGAGCTCAAGGCCTTCCGCACCGCGTGGTACGCGCTGAGCGCCACCGCGAAGATCAAGGCGGCCTAG
- a CDS encoding histidine kinase — MTSVSDAQAGGDEVLDAARYAAVPPLVESLLHDVRNPLNALAINLEVLNEKLKGEDGEVPAGQAKNLRAMREQVARVDGILRQFAEFLVHRAGPSGEASLSETLERVLAVLGHEGRRRRIKVQPAVEAGLNVRLADLSELGFLLLQPVLRAFERAEAGSEVAVVARGEGARVVLEVVEATDIAQERAPGAVAGLERACARLGVELQLRGGTCRLVFSRA; from the coding sequence GTGACCAGTGTATCCGACGCGCAGGCGGGCGGCGACGAGGTGCTCGACGCGGCGCGCTACGCGGCGGTGCCGCCGCTCGTGGAGAGCCTCCTGCACGACGTGCGCAACCCGCTCAACGCGCTCGCAATCAACCTGGAGGTCCTCAACGAGAAGCTGAAGGGCGAGGACGGCGAGGTGCCCGCGGGGCAGGCGAAGAACCTGCGCGCGATGCGCGAGCAGGTGGCGCGCGTGGACGGCATCCTGCGCCAGTTCGCGGAGTTCCTCGTGCACCGCGCGGGGCCCTCGGGCGAGGCGAGCCTCTCCGAGACGCTGGAGCGGGTGCTCGCGGTGCTGGGGCACGAGGGGCGCCGGCGGCGCATCAAGGTGCAGCCGGCAGTCGAGGCGGGCCTGAACGTGCGGCTCGCGGACCTGTCGGAGCTGGGCTTCCTGCTGCTGCAGCCCGTGCTGCGCGCCTTCGAGCGCGCCGAGGCCGGCAGCGAGGTGGCGGTGGTGGCGAGGGGGGAGGGCGCGCGCGTGGTGCTGGAGGTGGTGGAGGCCACCGACATCGCGCAGGAGCGGGCGCCCGGGGCGGTGGCGGGGCTCGAGCGCGCGTGTGCGCGGCTCGGCGTAGAGCTTCAGCTGCGGGGCGGCACCTGCCGCCTCGTCTTCTCGCGCGCGTAA